In Candidatus Kryptonium sp., the following are encoded in one genomic region:
- a CDS encoding NAD(P)H-dependent glycerol-3-phosphate dehydrogenase, whose product MKVSVIGAGSWGTTLSLLLYDNAHNVKLWFRRSDYLEKVRSNRENILYLPGIKIPDEILLTSDLNEAIDESEIIVLAIPTQHLREFLSREEFEKCKDKVVVNVAKGIENKTLMRISEILFDVLKVNENYCILSGPSHAEEVSQKMPTAVVVASSNKDVAKLVQGVFMNQYFRVYTTDDVIGVELGGALKNIIAIATGIADGIGFGDNTKAALMTRGIAEIVRLGMAMGARFETFSGLSGIGDLIVTCTSKYSRNRFVGEQIGKGKKLDDILKNMVMVAEGVWTTISAVELARKLEIEMPITNAVYDILFKGKDPVRATYELMTRSAKPEVWGIKI is encoded by the coding sequence ATGAAAGTATCTGTAATAGGAGCAGGTAGCTGGGGGACTACGCTTTCGCTTTTACTTTATGACAATGCTCATAATGTTAAATTGTGGTTTAGAAGGAGTGATTATCTTGAAAAAGTTAGATCAAACCGCGAAAACATTCTTTACCTTCCTGGGATTAAAATTCCAGATGAAATTTTATTAACATCTGACTTGAACGAGGCAATAGATGAATCTGAAATAATTGTCTTAGCTATTCCGACGCAACATTTGAGGGAATTTTTATCAAGGGAGGAATTTGAAAAATGTAAAGATAAAGTCGTGGTTAATGTCGCAAAGGGAATTGAGAATAAAACTTTGATGCGAATTTCCGAAATATTGTTTGATGTTTTGAAGGTCAATGAGAATTACTGTATCTTATCCGGTCCGAGTCATGCTGAAGAGGTGAGCCAGAAAATGCCAACTGCTGTAGTCGTTGCTTCTTCAAATAAAGATGTCGCAAAGCTTGTTCAAGGTGTTTTTATGAATCAATATTTTCGTGTTTATACAACTGATGATGTCATAGGTGTTGAGCTCGGCGGGGCTTTGAAAAATATAATTGCAATCGCAACTGGAATTGCGGATGGCATAGGTTTCGGAGATAATACAAAAGCTGCTCTGATGACAAGGGGAATAGCTGAGATCGTTAGATTAGGAATGGCAATGGGAGCAAGGTTTGAAACATTTTCAGGTCTTTCTGGAATTGGTGATTTAATCGTCACCTGCACAAGTAAATACAGCCGAAATAGATTCGTTGGAGAACAAATCGGAAAAGGAAAAAAACTTGATGATATTTTAAAAAATATGGTCATGGTCGCAGAAGGCGTGTGGACAACGATTTCCGCAGTTGAACTTGCAAGGAAATTGGAAATTGAGATGCCTATAACAAACGCAGTTTATGATATCTTATTCAAAGGTAAAGATCCAGTAAGAGCAACATATGAATTGATGACCAGAAGCGCAAAGCCAGAAGTGTGGGGAATTAAAATTTAA
- a CDS encoding lamin tail domain-containing protein, with amino-acid sequence MVKSFSQGVVINEIMNAPQGGEPEWIEILNFSSEPINLKNWKISNRNTSTKYTITSTDYILQPDSYAVITRSDTIFYFHSIPSKVFIVSRMPTFLFRNDSDAVVIFDSTDDIVDSVYYKRTWVVSGYSIERIYPNGNSNLRSTWGTSVDPKRGTPGRKNSIMAKYNDVAVRTFTIEPSQVLQGQPFKVKATVYNIGIRTAENLKVEFYVDLNKNSIFNEDEKVGETTISQHIESTDSTSFEINISGLISGDYQSLLKVVFSPDEDTTNNSVRKSISILPPPLSFNSIVINEIMYAPISPESEWIELYNRTGTSINLKNWRIGDSQTLRTINIDFILNPNDYVVLSSRDTITSIYPWLRDRANKILVISLPAFNNDEDAVRIYDQYGNLIDSVYYFSSMGGTNGFSLERISPDKPSNLASNWGTSKSPFRATPLLKNSLTQKNKDLTITSIQHSKPALKSNPVEINIFVKNIGISAIKDFTVKLFNDENTDKLPQQNELIGEKISNLNLAPGDSINLNFYFTPGFVKSYNLIATVSHPEDEDTLNNTLHSRLEISYPSGTLLISEVMFAPIGDEPEWIEIYNASKDIVNLKNWKIADVADNITITKNDFFILPNQYLVLSKDSSILSFYPTSLNVLTLSLPTLNNLGDAVVIYDHTGFKIDSLLYYGNWGKTGFSIERIDFEEPTTDSSNWSIPSDSVKATPSRENSSKRKNFDLKIQSVEIPSSIDQGEILRVQLTVQNFGLQPVNEFSIKVYKDLNFDSTSTENEIIFAQSFKITLNKKDSVKLNFEIANLADGENLVIFTIDLQLDENPKNNKVLKKVRVSFPTNCIVINEIMFEPLSGYCEYIELYNRSTKPVNLKNWRFNDMRNQSGQANFATISPLDLIINPKEYLVLAADSSFHRYLQQGDSVDFKLVILNKSLSLNNDFDDIVITDLTGKIIDSVRYFSNWHSPIVWDKRGRALEKVNPNLASSERSSWMTSSAKVGGTPGRKNTAFIEAPNELGTARINVSPNPFSPDGDGFDDVCLISYDLPFNSGILNVKIFDSYGRQIKTLAVNQFTNKNGNLLWDGTDDNGKIARIGIYIILFEAISENGETFKRKFTVVLAKKL; translated from the coding sequence GTGGTGAAATCTTTTTCACAAGGTGTTGTAATAAACGAAATAATGAATGCCCCTCAAGGCGGAGAACCGGAATGGATAGAGATTTTGAATTTCTCAAGCGAGCCGATCAATTTAAAAAACTGGAAAATATCAAATAGAAATACATCCACAAAATACACAATCACATCAACTGATTACATCCTTCAACCAGATAGCTATGCAGTTATAACAAGAAGCGACACTATTTTTTATTTCCACAGCATACCTTCCAAGGTTTTCATAGTTTCCAGAATGCCGACTTTTTTATTCAGAAACGATTCCGATGCGGTGGTGATTTTTGATTCAACCGATGACATTGTTGACAGTGTTTATTACAAAAGAACTTGGGTCGTCAGTGGATATTCAATAGAGCGAATTTATCCAAACGGAAACTCAAATTTAAGATCAACTTGGGGAACTTCCGTTGATCCAAAAAGAGGGACGCCTGGACGGAAAAACAGCATAATGGCTAAATATAACGATGTCGCCGTGAGGACATTTACAATTGAACCTTCTCAAGTTCTCCAAGGTCAACCTTTTAAAGTCAAAGCGACTGTTTATAACATCGGGATAAGAACAGCTGAAAATTTAAAAGTAGAGTTCTATGTGGATTTGAACAAAAACTCCATTTTTAACGAAGATGAAAAAGTTGGTGAAACTACGATTTCACAACATATTGAATCAACTGATTCAACTTCTTTTGAAATTAACATTTCCGGCTTAATTTCTGGAGATTATCAATCACTCTTAAAAGTTGTTTTCAGTCCAGACGAAGATACTACGAATAATTCCGTGAGAAAATCCATATCAATACTTCCACCTCCTCTTTCCTTCAATTCCATCGTAATTAACGAGATAATGTATGCTCCGATTTCACCAGAATCGGAGTGGATAGAGCTTTACAACAGAACTGGGACATCAATAAACTTGAAAAACTGGAGAATTGGGGATTCTCAAACCTTACGAACGATAAACATTGACTTTATCTTAAACCCGAACGATTATGTTGTTTTATCATCAAGAGATACGATCACCTCAATTTATCCATGGCTTAGGGATAGAGCAAACAAAATTTTAGTGATTTCCCTTCCTGCATTCAATAATGATGAAGACGCTGTGCGAATTTATGATCAATATGGGAACTTAATTGATTCGGTTTATTACTTTTCAAGCATGGGCGGAACAAATGGCTTCTCACTTGAGAGAATTTCACCAGATAAACCTTCAAACCTTGCCTCAAACTGGGGCACTTCAAAAAGTCCCTTTAGAGCTACACCATTACTTAAAAACTCGCTGACTCAAAAAAACAAAGATTTGACTATCACAAGCATACAACATTCAAAACCTGCTCTTAAATCAAACCCGGTTGAAATAAACATTTTCGTCAAAAACATCGGAATTTCGGCAATTAAAGATTTTACAGTTAAACTTTTTAACGACGAAAACACAGATAAATTACCTCAACAAAATGAATTGATCGGTGAAAAAATTAGCAACTTAAATCTTGCCCCAGGTGATTCAATAAATCTTAATTTCTACTTCACACCAGGCTTTGTAAAATCATATAACTTAATTGCCACCGTTTCACATCCCGAAGACGAAGATACGCTTAATAACACACTTCATAGCCGGCTTGAGATTTCGTATCCAAGCGGGACGCTTTTGATAAGCGAGGTCATGTTCGCTCCAATCGGCGATGAACCAGAATGGATTGAAATCTACAATGCAAGCAAAGATATCGTAAATCTTAAAAACTGGAAAATAGCTGATGTCGCTGACAATATCACGATAACAAAGAATGATTTTTTCATCTTGCCCAATCAATATCTTGTGCTATCAAAAGATAGCTCAATCTTGAGTTTCTATCCGACATCATTAAATGTGCTGACGCTTTCCTTGCCAACCTTAAACAATCTTGGAGACGCTGTTGTAATTTATGATCACACTGGATTTAAAATAGATTCACTTTTGTATTATGGAAACTGGGGCAAAACAGGTTTCTCAATTGAACGAATTGATTTTGAAGAACCAACTACAGATTCATCAAATTGGTCAATTCCATCTGATTCTGTAAAAGCGACTCCGAGCAGGGAAAATTCATCAAAGCGAAAAAATTTTGACTTGAAAATCCAATCTGTTGAAATTCCCTCTTCAATAGATCAAGGCGAAATTTTAAGAGTTCAACTTACAGTTCAAAATTTCGGACTACAACCAGTTAATGAGTTCTCCATAAAAGTTTATAAAGATTTAAACTTTGATTCCACGAGCACAGAAAATGAAATCATCTTTGCTCAAAGCTTTAAAATCACGCTAAATAAAAAAGATTCCGTTAAGTTAAATTTTGAAATCGCAAATCTCGCCGATGGGGAGAACCTGGTTATTTTCACGATTGACCTTCAACTTGATGAAAACCCAAAAAACAACAAGGTATTAAAAAAGGTAAGAGTTAGTTTCCCAACGAATTGTATTGTCATAAACGAAATTATGTTTGAACCGCTTTCAGGATATTGTGAATACATTGAATTATACAATCGTTCTACTAAGCCCGTGAATTTGAAAAATTGGAGATTTAACGATATGAGGAATCAATCTGGACAAGCTAACTTTGCCACAATCTCACCGCTTGATTTAATTATCAACCCGAAAGAGTATCTTGTTTTAGCTGCTGATTCAAGTTTTCATAGATACCTTCAACAGGGCGATTCGGTAGATTTCAAGCTTGTTATACTTAACAAAAGTTTGAGCTTAAACAACGATTTTGATGATATCGTCATCACCGACTTAACGGGAAAAATAATAGACAGCGTGAGATATTTTTCAAACTGGCATAGTCCTATTGTTTGGGACAAAAGAGGTAGAGCACTTGAAAAAGTAAATCCGAATTTAGCTTCATCAGAAAGGTCAAGCTGGATGACTTCATCCGCGAAAGTTGGAGGAACACCTGGGCGAAAGAATACCGCTTTTATTGAAGCTCCAAATGAATTGGGAACAGCAAGAATTAATGTCTCCCCAAATCCGTTTTCCCCTGACGGCGATGGTTTTGATGATGTTTGCTTAATTTCGTATGATTTGCCATTTAACTCTGGAATTCTAAATGTGAAGATATTTGATTCATACGGGAGACAGATAAAAACCCTTGCTGTTAATCAATTTACCAACAAAAATGGAAATTTACTTTGGGACGGGACAGACGATAATGGCAAGATAGCAAGGATCGGGATTTACATTATTTTATTTGAAGCAATTTCTGAAAATGGAGAGACATTTAAGCGTAAATTTACTGTTGTCTTGGCAAAGAAACTTTAA
- a CDS encoding CPBP family intramembrane metalloprotease, whose translation MSSIFVNEQNKLRNGWKILLFIITFAISIAVVSSIFSLFFPIYDFIISEIIVLVSVIISSFIMMRSLEKESLLNIGLKFKSGTTYEIVLGLILGFLMITVVVLPNIILGYYRFDLAPNRIIPQIFEAILFFTLVAFAEEMLFRGYPFQRLIDGTNPTIATLIFSFVFSLAHFQNPNINVIAGLNIFLAGIWLSVSYIKTRSLWLPISLHFSWNFFQGYLYSLPVSGTTLIEPIFDVEIAAENLISGGDFGPEGSLLTSLVLVISTVFIIKNPRLSSEQIS comes from the coding sequence ATGTCCTCAATTTTTGTAAATGAACAAAATAAACTGCGCAACGGCTGGAAAATTTTGCTTTTCATAATAACTTTCGCCATCTCCATCGCAGTAGTAAGTTCAATCTTCAGCTTATTTTTCCCAATTTACGATTTCATAATTAGCGAAATCATTGTGCTGGTTTCAGTGATAATCTCCAGTTTTATAATGATGAGGTCTTTGGAAAAGGAAAGTTTGCTTAACATAGGTTTAAAATTTAAATCTGGAACCACTTACGAAATTGTGCTCGGTTTGATTTTAGGTTTTCTGATGATAACAGTTGTAGTCCTCCCGAACATAATTCTTGGTTATTATAGATTTGATCTTGCGCCGAATCGTATAATACCGCAGATTTTTGAAGCGATATTATTTTTTACGCTCGTTGCGTTTGCAGAGGAGATGTTGTTTCGTGGCTATCCTTTTCAGAGGTTAATTGATGGAACTAATCCAACTATTGCCACACTAATTTTTTCATTTGTTTTCTCATTGGCACATTTTCAAAATCCAAATATCAATGTAATTGCAGGCTTAAATATCTTTCTTGCTGGCATATGGCTTTCGGTATCATATATCAAAACTCGTTCCCTATGGCTTCCAATTTCACTTCACTTTTCCTGGAACTTCTTTCAAGGTTATCTTTACTCTCTCCCGGTAAGTGGAACAACTTTGATAGAGCCGATTTTTGATGTTGAAATAGCGGCTGAAAATTTGATATCTGGTGGAGATTTCGGTCCAGAGGGAAGTTTACTTACGAGCTTGGTGCTTGTCATTTCAACTGTATTCATTATAAAAAATCCTCGTTTAAGCAGTGAGCAAATTTCTTAA
- the purD gene encoding phosphoribosylamine--glycine ligase has product MKILVVGSGGREHALVWKIAQSEKVEKIYCAPGNAGISEIAQTVQIKPEDLNSLLNFAIDQKIDLTVVGPELPLSLGIVDLFESRGLKIFGPRKLPAEIESSKVFAKNFMKKYGIPTANYETFTSEESEKAKKFVQSLNLPIVIKADGLAGGKGVTICETIQDAISTIDLYFKNKIFGSAGEKIVIEEFLNGEEASVFAITDGEDFIILAPAQDYKRALDGDKGKNTGGMGSYAPTPIVNAEILERVKNDIIKPTIQGLKNEGREYKGCLYCGLMLTEDGPKVLEFNCRFGDPETQVVLPLLEGDIIEMFFRAIDGRIKTFNYTIKNATAVCVIIASAGYPDNYEIGKEIKGLDEAKKINDVILFHAGTKKINGKIVTSGGRVIGITAIGAENDFENTIKKAYSAVEKIKFEGMHYRTDIGKKAVEFLKTKRG; this is encoded by the coding sequence ATGAAAATTCTCGTTGTAGGTTCAGGGGGACGGGAGCATGCGCTGGTTTGGAAAATCGCACAATCGGAAAAAGTTGAGAAAATTTATTGTGCTCCCGGAAATGCGGGAATTTCTGAAATTGCTCAAACTGTGCAGATCAAACCTGAAGATCTAAACTCGCTTTTAAATTTTGCAATTGATCAAAAAATTGACCTTACCGTTGTAGGACCTGAATTGCCACTTTCTCTTGGGATCGTTGATCTTTTTGAATCACGCGGATTAAAAATTTTTGGACCACGGAAACTACCTGCTGAAATTGAGAGCAGTAAAGTTTTCGCGAAAAATTTCATGAAAAAATACGGCATACCGACAGCGAATTATGAAACCTTTACATCCGAAGAAAGCGAGAAAGCGAAAAAATTTGTCCAAAGTTTAAATCTACCTATCGTAATAAAAGCAGACGGCCTTGCAGGTGGAAAAGGTGTAACGATATGCGAAACAATTCAAGACGCAATAAGTACGATTGATTTATACTTTAAAAATAAAATTTTTGGCTCTGCTGGAGAAAAAATTGTGATTGAAGAGTTTTTAAATGGTGAGGAAGCATCTGTCTTTGCTATAACAGATGGTGAAGATTTCATCATACTTGCCCCAGCGCAAGATTATAAGCGAGCTCTTGATGGCGACAAAGGTAAAAACACCGGAGGAATGGGTTCATACGCTCCAACTCCGATCGTAAACGCAGAAATACTTGAAAGAGTAAAGAACGATATCATCAAACCAACAATTCAAGGTTTAAAAAATGAAGGTAGAGAATACAAAGGATGCCTATATTGTGGTTTAATGCTAACAGAAGATGGCCCAAAGGTTCTTGAATTTAACTGCCGTTTTGGTGATCCAGAGACACAAGTTGTGTTGCCTTTATTAGAAGGAGACATAATTGAGATGTTTTTTAGAGCAATAGATGGTAGGATAAAAACTTTTAATTACACTATTAAAAATGCAACAGCCGTATGCGTTATAATTGCATCAGCAGGCTATCCTGATAACTACGAAATCGGTAAAGAAATAAAAGGGCTTGACGAGGCGAAAAAAATTAACGATGTCATTTTATTTCATGCTGGAACGAAAAAAATCAATGGTAAAATCGTAACTTCAGGCGGACGCGTTATAGGAATCACCGCAATCGGAGCAGAAAATGATTTTGAAAACACAATTAAAAAAGCTTATTCAGCAGTTGAAAAGATAAAGTTTGAGGGAATGCACTATAGAACCGACATAGGCAAAAAGGCAGTTGAATTCTTAAAAACAAAGAGAGGATAA
- a CDS encoding Xaa-Pro peptidase family protein produces MSQTKIKLEKVRRKLDELKIDAVLITHLPNIRYLTGFSGSSALCVITKTDAFFITDFRYEEQSKQQVKGFKRFIAIGKTSIDLIYEENIFGKVKKVGFEAHRASFSFVQELKNKFKNLKFVPTKNFIEEISAIKTDDEIENIKSAIKISEKVFQEILKIIKPGISEIDIASEITYLHRKYGAEKDAFDIIVASGWRSALPHGVATDKKLKKGELVVIDFGCVYNGYHSDITRTISIGKPSAEARKIYQIVLDAQTKAIENARSGLKASELDSIARNYIKQKGYGKFFGHSLGHGIGTETHTLPRIAPKSDYILQNGNVITIEPGIYIPGFGGVRIEDDILINSNASILTSLPKNLIEI; encoded by the coding sequence ATGTCCCAAACGAAAATCAAACTTGAAAAAGTTAGACGAAAACTTGATGAACTTAAAATTGACGCTGTTCTAATAACTCACCTTCCTAATATAAGATATCTAACAGGATTTTCCGGTTCCTCAGCGCTCTGCGTCATAACAAAAACAGATGCGTTTTTCATAACTGACTTTAGATATGAAGAACAATCAAAACAGCAAGTAAAAGGTTTTAAAAGATTTATAGCAATTGGGAAAACTTCAATTGACTTGATTTATGAAGAAAACATTTTCGGCAAAGTTAAAAAAGTTGGATTTGAAGCACATCGCGCGTCTTTCTCGTTCGTCCAGGAGTTGAAGAATAAGTTTAAAAATCTAAAATTCGTCCCGACGAAAAATTTCATTGAAGAAATTTCCGCAATCAAAACCGATGACGAAATTGAAAACATAAAATCTGCAATTAAAATAAGCGAAAAAGTTTTTCAAGAAATTTTAAAAATCATCAAACCTGGAATATCTGAAATTGACATTGCTTCTGAAATAACATATCTTCATAGAAAATACGGAGCAGAGAAAGATGCTTTTGACATAATTGTTGCAAGCGGTTGGAGAAGTGCACTACCCCACGGAGTTGCCACTGATAAAAAACTTAAAAAGGGGGAACTTGTCGTAATTGACTTTGGATGTGTTTACAACGGTTATCATTCAGATATAACACGAACAATATCTATCGGAAAACCTTCGGCCGAAGCAAGAAAAATTTACCAAATAGTGCTTGATGCTCAAACCAAAGCAATTGAAAATGCAAGAAGTGGTCTTAAGGCAAGTGAGCTTGATTCCATCGCAAGAAATTACATCAAGCAAAAAGGCTATGGTAAATTTTTCGGACATTCGCTTGGACACGGGATCGGAACAGAAACACACACGCTTCCGAGGATAGCACCAAAAAGTGATTATATTCTGCAAAATGGAAATGTTATAACAATTGAACCAGGAATTTACATTCCAGGATTCGGTGGCGTTAGAATTGAAGATGATATCCTGATAAATTCAAATGCGTCAATTTTAACCTCATTGCCAAAAAATTTAATTGAAATCTGA
- the guaB gene encoding IMP dehydrogenase yields the protein MGKIGKLWRKKVLGFAYTFDDVLLVPAKSNVLPREVDVSTYLTKNIKLNIPLVSAAMDTVTESEMAIAIAREGGIGIIHKNMTIEKQASEVDRVKRSESGMILNPITLTPDRKVREALEIMSHYKISGIPIVDSNGKLVGILTNRDLRFDPDPEAEVSKYMVNSNLITAPLGTTLEEAEKILQKHKIEKLPVVDKNGYLRGLITFKDIQKKKKYPNACKDELGRLRVGAAVGIKSDTLERVEELKKVGVDVIVIDTAHGHSKGVIEMLKKIKKKFPELDVIAGNVATAEATLDLIKAGADAVKVGIGPGSICTTRVVTGVGVPQITAIMNCAEVAMKYKIPIIADGGIKQTGDIAKAIAAGADSVMIGALFAGTEESPGEKVLYEGRSYKVYRGMGSIEAMKAGSSDRYFQDVEDDIKKLVPEGIEGRVPYKGHLSDVVYQMIGGLRSAMGYCGARNIEEMKTKTKFILMTSAGLRESHPHDVIITKEAPNYSISNL from the coding sequence ATGGGCAAGATCGGTAAATTATGGAGAAAAAAGGTCTTAGGTTTTGCATATACTTTTGATGATGTCCTTCTGGTTCCAGCTAAATCAAATGTCCTCCCGAGAGAAGTTGATGTGTCAACATATCTTACTAAAAATATAAAGCTAAATATCCCACTTGTAAGCGCAGCAATGGATACAGTCACAGAATCAGAGATGGCAATAGCAATTGCACGAGAAGGCGGGATCGGAATAATTCACAAAAATATGACGATTGAAAAACAAGCAAGCGAAGTTGACAGAGTTAAACGATCAGAAAGTGGAATGATATTAAATCCCATAACGCTGACACCTGATAGAAAAGTTCGCGAAGCCCTTGAGATAATGAGTCATTATAAAATTTCTGGAATACCTATAGTTGATTCAAACGGAAAACTCGTTGGGATTTTGACAAATCGCGATTTAAGGTTTGATCCTGATCCAGAAGCGGAAGTTTCTAAATACATGGTAAATTCAAATTTGATAACTGCTCCCCTTGGGACAACGCTTGAAGAAGCCGAGAAAATATTGCAAAAGCATAAAATAGAAAAGCTTCCAGTTGTTGATAAAAATGGTTATCTTCGTGGCCTTATAACATTCAAAGACATTCAGAAAAAGAAAAAATATCCAAACGCTTGTAAAGATGAACTTGGTCGCCTCAGAGTTGGTGCAGCTGTTGGAATTAAATCAGATACGCTCGAAAGAGTTGAAGAGCTCAAGAAAGTAGGAGTTGATGTGATAGTTATAGACACTGCCCATGGTCATTCTAAAGGTGTAATAGAAATGTTGAAAAAAATAAAGAAAAAGTTTCCAGAACTTGATGTCATCGCCGGAAATGTTGCAACTGCTGAAGCAACCCTTGATCTCATAAAAGCTGGGGCTGATGCAGTTAAAGTTGGAATAGGTCCTGGCTCAATTTGCACGACAAGAGTTGTCACAGGTGTTGGTGTTCCTCAAATTACCGCTATTATGAATTGCGCAGAAGTAGCAATGAAATATAAGATACCAATCATAGCAGACGGCGGAATAAAGCAAACTGGAGACATCGCAAAGGCAATCGCAGCTGGAGCCGACTCCGTAATGATCGGGGCATTGTTCGCTGGAACCGAAGAAAGCCCAGGTGAAAAAGTCTTATATGAAGGAAGAAGTTATAAGGTTTATAGAGGAATGGGATCAATTGAAGCGATGAAGGCAGGAAGTAGCGATAGATATTTCCAAGATGTTGAAGACGATATCAAAAAACTTGTCCCCGAAGGTATTGAAGGCAGAGTTCCATACAAAGGTCATTTAAGCGATGTCGTTTATCAAATGATCGGTGGTCTAAGATCTGCTATGGGCTATTGCGGTGCAAGGAACATTGAAGAAATGAAGACGAAAACTAAATTTATCCTGATGACAAGCGCTGGCCTCAGAGAAAGCCATCCACACGATGTAATAATCACAAAAGAAGCTCCAAACTACAGCATATCAAATCTCTAA